The following are from one region of the Yoonia sp. R2331 genome:
- a CDS encoding amino acid ABC transporter ATP-binding protein, whose product MAEAAQMQVSDEIAITIDNMNKWYGTFHVLRDINLTVNRGERIVICGPSGSGKSTLIRCINALEEHQQGKITVDGTLLSSDLKNIDKIRSEVGMCFQHFNLFPHLTILENCTLAPIWVRKTPKKEAEETAMHFLEKVKIPDQANKYPGQLSGGQQQRVAIARSLCMRPRIMLFDEPTSALDPEMIKEVLDTMIELAEEGMTMLCVTHEMGFARQVANRVIFMDQGQIVEQNEPEEFFNNPKSERTQLFLSQILGH is encoded by the coding sequence ATGGCTGAAGCCGCTCAAATGCAGGTCTCTGACGAGATCGCCATCACCATCGACAACATGAACAAGTGGTACGGTACGTTCCACGTGCTGCGTGACATCAACCTGACCGTGAACCGGGGCGAACGCATCGTGATCTGTGGCCCTTCGGGGTCGGGTAAATCCACACTGATCCGTTGCATCAACGCGCTGGAAGAACACCAGCAGGGCAAGATCACAGTGGACGGCACCTTGCTGTCCTCGGACCTCAAGAACATCGACAAGATCCGGTCAGAGGTCGGCATGTGCTTTCAGCACTTCAACCTTTTCCCGCATCTGACGATCCTTGAAAACTGCACGCTGGCGCCGATCTGGGTCCGCAAGACACCCAAGAAGGAAGCCGAAGAAACGGCGATGCATTTCCTTGAAAAGGTGAAAATCCCGGATCAGGCGAACAAGTACCCCGGACAGTTGTCCGGTGGTCAGCAGCAGCGTGTGGCAATCGCCCGCAGCTTGTGTATGCGTCCGCGCATCATGCTCTTTGACGAACCCACCTCGGCGCTTGACCCCGAGATGATCAAAGAAGTGCTGGATACGATGATCGAGCTGGCCGAAGAGGGCATGACCATGCTCTGCGTCACGCACGAGATGGGCTTTGCCCGTCAGGTCGCCAACCGCGTGATCTTTATGGATCAGGGCCAGATCGTTGAACAGAACGAACCAGAAGAGTTCTTCAACAACCCCAAATCCGAGCGGACCCAGCTGTTCCTCAGCCAGATCCTCGGCCACTAA
- a CDS encoding amino acid ABC transporter permease — MADTQTNAVSYVRTETLPELDPPAAERGIVKWMRENLFSTVPNAILTLLAIAVIYAILSKALPWILGGVWTTSSLSECREVLDGATGACFSVLTERWNQLMFGFVYPSDQYWRPTLAFVLLFVAAAPVMFFDLPRKMLIFTALFPFIAYYLIWGGTILVPILALLGVVGGVMVYRKLVQGSFAMGFFGGLLAAVVIWVIGGMLIPDGANDTAALQAVPSRDLGGFMLNMMLGVVCVSLSIPLGIALALGRQSSMPLIKWMCVIFIEFIRGVPLITLLFVASVMLAYLFPPGTTTDLFLRVVIMITMFSSAYIAEVIRGGLAALPKGQYEAADSLGLDYAQAMRLIILPQALKISIPGIVNIAVGLFKDTTLVSVISMFDVVGMIRGPLSAATEWNGIYWELYGFAALLFFVVCYGISQYSQWLERRLATDHR; from the coding sequence ATGGCTGATACGCAAACCAATGCCGTTTCTTACGTGCGCACCGAAACCCTGCCGGAACTTGATCCGCCAGCGGCAGAGCGTGGCATCGTCAAGTGGATGCGCGAGAATCTGTTTTCGACCGTCCCCAATGCGATCCTGACCTTGCTCGCAATCGCGGTCATCTACGCGATCCTCAGCAAGGCCTTGCCGTGGATTCTGGGAGGCGTCTGGACAACCAGCAGCCTTTCGGAATGCCGTGAAGTTCTGGATGGCGCGACGGGGGCCTGTTTCTCTGTCCTGACAGAACGTTGGAACCAACTGATGTTCGGCTTTGTCTACCCGTCGGATCAATACTGGCGGCCAACACTGGCGTTCGTTCTGCTGTTTGTTGCAGCAGCACCGGTTATGTTCTTTGACCTGCCACGCAAGATGCTGATCTTCACAGCACTCTTTCCGTTTATCGCCTACTACCTGATCTGGGGCGGAACGATCCTTGTGCCGATCCTGGCCCTTCTGGGCGTGGTTGGGGGCGTGATGGTCTACCGCAAACTGGTACAGGGCAGCTTTGCCATGGGCTTTTTCGGGGGGCTGCTCGCCGCAGTAGTGATCTGGGTCATCGGCGGCATGCTGATCCCCGACGGCGCGAACGACACCGCCGCCCTGCAAGCAGTGCCTAGCCGTGATCTAGGTGGCTTTATGCTCAATATGATGCTGGGCGTGGTCTGTGTGTCGCTGTCGATCCCGCTGGGGATTGCCTTGGCGCTGGGCCGCCAGTCGTCGATGCCGTTGATCAAATGGATGTGCGTGATCTTCATCGAGTTCATCCGTGGTGTACCGCTGATCACCTTGCTTTTCGTGGCGTCGGTGATGCTGGCGTATCTGTTCCCTCCGGGGACCACGACAGACCTGTTCCTGCGGGTGGTGATCATGATCACCATGTTCTCTTCGGCCTATATCGCCGAGGTGATCCGGGGTGGCCTCGCTGCCCTGCCAAAGGGCCAATACGAAGCCGCTGACAGCCTTGGTCTGGACTATGCCCAGGCCATGCGTCTGATCATCCTGCCGCAAGCGCTCAAGATTTCCATTCCGGGGATCGTGAACATCGCCGTGGGTCTGTTCAAAGACACCACGCTGGTCTCGGTCATTTCGATGTTCGACGTCGTGGGCATGATCCGTGGCCCGCTGTCTGCGGCGACCGAATGGAACGGTATCTATTGGGAACTCTACGGCTTTGCCGCCCTGCTGTTCTTTGTCGTCTGCTACGGCATCTCACAATACTCACAATGGTTGGAGCGTCGTCTCGCAACCGACCACCGTTAA
- a CDS encoding amino acid ABC transporter permease, with the protein MSAITDPPQGSFRLSMLINDTRYRSYTFQAVAAIVLACCLGFFYLNVSTNLAAAGLNISYDFLGSPAGYDINQRLIEYDSQSSNARAAMVGILNTLLVAFLACVTATVFGVLAGVLRLSNNWLVRKLMSFYVEIFRNIPVLIWILIIFTIMIAVLPGPRSFRGDEPEARMLFDLFAFTNRGVYTPGPYFTRGLGAEGNGGINWLIVIGVLVASFFATRAVTARANATQEATGIRPNTLWTNLAIWFLPVIVVLFALGLKWEIPELKGFNFAGGIKVGGPLIALWFALSIYTGAFIAENVRAGIQAVSKGQTEAAGALGLRPGRIMSLVVLPQALRVIIPPLISQYLNITKNSSLAIAVGYADITATLGGITLNQTGRAIECVLLLMLFYLTISLLISTFMNIYNNAVKLKER; encoded by the coding sequence ATGAGTGCGATCACAGACCCACCACAGGGGTCATTCCGCCTTTCGATGCTCATCAACGATACGCGGTATCGTTCATACACATTCCAAGCCGTCGCAGCCATCGTTCTTGCTTGCTGCCTTGGCTTCTTTTATCTCAATGTCAGTACCAATCTGGCCGCGGCCGGGTTGAACATTTCTTATGATTTTCTCGGCTCTCCTGCCGGTTATGACATCAACCAGCGCCTGATCGAGTATGATAGCCAATCCTCCAACGCACGTGCGGCGATGGTTGGCATCCTCAATACATTGCTGGTGGCGTTTCTGGCCTGTGTGACAGCAACCGTGTTCGGCGTTCTCGCCGGTGTGTTGCGGCTGTCCAACAACTGGCTCGTGCGCAAGCTGATGTCCTTTTATGTTGAGATCTTCCGCAACATCCCGGTGCTGATCTGGATCCTGATTATCTTCACGATCATGATTGCCGTGCTCCCTGGGCCGCGGTCATTCCGCGGTGATGAGCCCGAAGCGCGCATGTTGTTCGACCTTTTTGCCTTTACCAATCGCGGTGTCTATACGCCCGGGCCCTACTTTACTCGTGGGCTTGGTGCCGAAGGCAACGGCGGCATCAATTGGTTGATTGTGATCGGTGTTCTGGTCGCATCCTTCTTTGCCACACGCGCCGTCACCGCCCGCGCCAATGCCACGCAAGAGGCGACCGGCATTCGCCCCAACACGCTGTGGACAAACCTTGCGATCTGGTTCCTGCCTGTGATCGTTGTGCTCTTTGCACTGGGCCTCAAGTGGGAAATCCCCGAACTCAAGGGCTTTAACTTTGCTGGCGGCATCAAGGTCGGCGGTCCGTTGATCGCCCTTTGGTTCGCGCTGTCGATCTACACCGGCGCTTTCATCGCTGAAAACGTGCGTGCGGGTATTCAGGCCGTGTCCAAAGGCCAGACCGAAGCGGCTGGCGCGCTGGGCTTGCGTCCGGGCCGGATCATGTCGCTGGTGGTGCTGCCACAGGCGCTGCGGGTGATCATCCCGCCGCTGATCTCGCAGTACCTCAATATCACCAAAAACTCGTCCCTCGCGATTGCCGTGGGGTACGCTGACATCACTGCGACTCTGGGCGGCATCACGCTGAACCAGACCGGTCGCGCGATCGAATGCGTGCTGTTGCTGATGCTCTTCTATCTCACGATCAGCCTGCTGATCTCGACGTTCATGAACATCTACAACAACGCCGTAAAGTTGAAGGAGCGCTAG
- a CDS encoding amino acid ABC transporter substrate-binding protein yields the protein MKKTVFFGALAVAGLSAGAAAAGTLDDVKARGTLNCGVTTGLVGFAAPDANGVWEGFDVGVCRAVAAAVLGDQNAVEFIPTTGKTRFTALASGEIDMLARNTTWTFSRDVDLKFEFVGINYYDGQGFIAPKALGVSSAKDLDGATVCVQTGTTTELNLADFFRSNNISYEPVPIETNAEGQQQYLAGACDVYTTDASGLAATRATFENPGDHILLPEIISKEPLGPLVRHGDNDWGDVVRWTLNALITAEELGVTSANIEELAAAPTNNPEINRLLGTDGELGAMLGLDANWAMMAIKAGGNYGELFEKNIGENTPIGLARGLNAMWTEGGLIYSPPFR from the coding sequence ATGAAAAAAACCGTATTCTTCGGCGCGCTGGCTGTTGCTGGTCTGTCCGCAGGTGCTGCCGCTGCCGGCACGCTCGATGACGTGAAGGCACGTGGCACATTGAACTGTGGCGTGACCACCGGTCTGGTGGGCTTTGCCGCCCCTGACGCGAATGGCGTCTGGGAAGGCTTTGACGTCGGCGTTTGCCGTGCTGTTGCCGCTGCTGTTCTGGGTGACCAGAATGCTGTTGAATTCATCCCGACCACCGGCAAGACCCGCTTTACAGCGCTTGCTTCGGGTGAAATCGACATGCTGGCCCGTAACACCACATGGACATTCAGCCGTGACGTCGACCTGAAGTTCGAATTCGTCGGCATCAACTACTACGACGGTCAGGGCTTCATTGCACCCAAAGCACTGGGTGTGTCATCGGCCAAAGATCTCGATGGCGCGACCGTCTGTGTGCAGACCGGCACCACAACAGAGCTGAACCTGGCCGACTTCTTCCGGTCCAACAACATCTCTTATGAGCCTGTGCCGATTGAAACCAACGCAGAAGGTCAGCAGCAGTACCTTGCCGGTGCTTGCGACGTTTACACCACTGACGCATCCGGTCTGGCTGCGACACGTGCTACGTTCGAAAACCCCGGCGATCACATTCTGCTGCCTGAAATCATCTCCAAAGAGCCGCTGGGCCCACTGGTCCGCCACGGCGACAACGACTGGGGTGATGTGGTGCGCTGGACACTGAACGCGCTGATCACAGCAGAAGAGCTGGGCGTGACATCTGCCAACATCGAAGAACTGGCAGCTGCACCAACCAACAACCCGGAAATCAACCGCTTGCTGGGCACCGATGGTGAACTGGGCGCGATGCTGGGTCTGGACGCTAACTGGGCCATGATGGCCATCAAGGCTGGCGGCAACTACGGTGAGCTGTTTGAAAAGAACATCGGTGAGAACACACCGATTGGTCTGGCACGTGGCCTGAACGCCATGTGGACCGAAGGCGGGCTGATCTACTCGCCTCCTTTCCGCTAA
- a CDS encoding ATP12 family chaperone protein, protein MSDWAAKRFWDAASVAPADGGFTVHLDARPLRTPGKSALIVPTHDMASAIAAEWDAQTGKIDPNTMPVTRAANSAIEKVMSQKDAVIDELSGYGKSDLICYRATGPEALIDQQKAAWDPWLAWAANALDATLVTTQGVMPVDQPAAAIARLRDAVAQMDAFQLAGFHELVTISGSLVLSLAVTADKLSPQEAWDLSRVDELWQISQWGEDEEASAHAARKCQAFLAGARFFQLCLT, encoded by the coding sequence ATGAGCGATTGGGCCGCCAAACGATTCTGGGACGCCGCCAGCGTTGCGCCCGCTGATGGCGGGTTCACCGTGCATCTGGATGCGCGGCCTTTGCGCACACCGGGCAAGTCCGCGCTGATCGTGCCGACACATGACATGGCCTCCGCAATTGCCGCGGAATGGGACGCACAAACCGGCAAAATTGATCCCAACACCATGCCGGTGACCCGTGCCGCCAATTCGGCGATCGAAAAGGTGATGTCGCAGAAAGACGCGGTGATTGATGAACTGTCGGGCTACGGTAAAAGCGATCTAATTTGCTATCGCGCCACCGGACCAGAGGCGCTGATCGACCAGCAAAAGGCTGCTTGGGACCCTTGGCTGGCCTGGGCGGCCAACGCGCTTGACGCGACGCTGGTCACAACGCAGGGCGTGATGCCGGTGGACCAACCTGCCGCTGCCATTGCCCGCCTGCGCGACGCTGTGGCGCAGATGGATGCCTTCCAGCTTGCTGGATTCCACGAATTGGTCACGATTTCGGGCTCACTGGTGCTGTCGCTTGCGGTCACGGCGGACAAGCTTTCACCGCAAGAGGCATGGGACCTCAGCCGCGTGGACGAGCTTTGGCAGATATCACAATGGGGCGAGGACGAAGAGGCATCAGCCCACGCGGCACGCAAATGTCAGGCTTTTCTGGCTGGTGCGCGATTCTTTCAATTGTGCTTGACGTAA
- a CDS encoding HAD-IA family hydrolase, translating to MTDLRLVIFDVDGTLVDSQDMIFAAFAFAYEGQGLPVPDRTHALSFVGMSLDLIFPRLSPDLTPDQHKGLIQGYRDAYFHIRETCGSNATSPFFPGARAALDNLRAQDWTLLAVATGKSKRGLDKLIEGHALQGYFISEQTADFHPSKPHPSMIQAAMADAGVAAAQTVMVGDTSYDMDMGRAAGVKTIGVTWGYHDAGTLDADRLIDDFADLTKTVDELI from the coding sequence ATGACCGACCTGCGTCTGGTCATATTTGATGTCGACGGCACGCTGGTCGATAGCCAGGACATGATCTTTGCCGCCTTCGCATTTGCTTACGAAGGGCAGGGGCTGCCGGTGCCCGACCGGACCCATGCGCTGTCCTTTGTGGGCATGTCGCTTGACCTGATCTTCCCCCGCCTGTCGCCGGACCTGACGCCCGATCAGCACAAGGGCCTGATCCAGGGCTACCGCGACGCCTATTTCCACATCCGCGAAACCTGCGGCAGCAATGCGACGTCGCCCTTCTTTCCCGGCGCGCGCGCGGCACTGGATAACCTGCGCGCGCAAGACTGGACGCTGCTGGCCGTAGCCACCGGAAAATCCAAGCGCGGGCTGGACAAGCTGATCGAAGGCCATGCCCTGCAGGGCTATTTCATCAGCGAGCAAACGGCTGATTTTCACCCCTCCAAACCGCACCCTTCGATGATCCAGGCGGCGATGGCGGACGCGGGCGTTGCGGCCGCCCAGACCGTCATGGTGGGCGACACCAGCTATGACATGGACATGGGCCGGGCCGCCGGGGTCAAGACCATCGGCGTGACCTGGGGCTACCATGACGCGGGCACCCTTGACGCCGATCGCTTGATTGATGATTTCGCCGACCTGACAAAAACCGTGGATGAGTTGATATGA
- a CDS encoding RluA family pseudouridine synthase, giving the protein MSGVQTRVIGPDDGDQRVDRYLRRLFPHLTQGRIEKMCRKGELRVDGGRVKTNTRLETGQTIRIPPLPSEAEVEAARALQKHGVTKADAKLIQSCVIYRDEHIIAINKPPGLATQGGSKTTRHVDGMAEALTFGMEEKPRLVHRLDKDTSGVLLLARTRLMAKQLTENLKHHATRKIYWAAIAGVPHPRAGTIKYGLVKAPGHGRGGENEKMRCVHPRDVDSTEGAKRATTDYAVMDKLANRAAWVALVPITGRTHQLRAHMAEIGHPIIGDGKYGGSSQENLGDGWGAGMGEEIGRKMHLHARSLTIEHPATGATLHLTAPLPDHMTHTWDYVGWHVSHAPVDPFNMPE; this is encoded by the coding sequence ATGAGCGGCGTGCAGACACGGGTCATTGGCCCTGACGATGGCGACCAGCGGGTGGACCGTTACCTGCGGCGGCTGTTTCCGCATCTCACGCAGGGGCGCATCGAAAAGATGTGCCGTAAGGGCGAGCTGCGCGTTGACGGCGGCCGGGTCAAGACCAACACCCGGCTTGAAACGGGCCAGACGATCCGCATCCCACCGCTGCCGTCCGAAGCAGAGGTAGAGGCCGCGCGTGCCTTGCAAAAGCACGGCGTGACCAAAGCAGACGCCAAGCTGATCCAGTCCTGCGTGATTTACCGCGATGAGCATATCATCGCGATCAACAAGCCCCCCGGTCTTGCGACGCAAGGCGGCTCCAAGACCACACGCCACGTGGATGGTATGGCCGAGGCGCTGACATTTGGCATGGAAGAAAAGCCCCGTTTGGTGCACCGGCTAGATAAAGATACCTCTGGCGTGCTGCTGCTGGCGCGCACGCGCCTGATGGCCAAGCAGTTGACCGAGAACCTCAAGCATCACGCGACGCGCAAGATCTATTGGGCGGCCATCGCCGGTGTGCCGCATCCGCGCGCGGGCACGATCAAATACGGACTGGTAAAGGCACCGGGCCACGGGCGCGGTGGAGAGAATGAGAAAATGCGCTGCGTGCATCCGCGCGACGTCGACAGCACCGAAGGGGCCAAGCGCGCCACCACAGATTACGCGGTGATGGACAAGCTGGCCAACCGCGCCGCCTGGGTCGCACTTGTGCCGATCACCGGCCGCACCCATCAGCTGCGCGCCCATATGGCCGAGATCGGGCACCCGATCATCGGCGATGGCAAATACGGCGGGTCGAGCCAGGAAAACCTGGGCGATGGCTGGGGCGCGGGCATGGGTGAAGAAATCGGGCGCAAGATGCACCTGCACGCGCGGTCCCTGACAATCGAACACCCCGCCACCGGGGCGACCCTGCATCTGACAGCCCCCTTGCCGGACCACATGACCCACACCTGGGACTATGTCGGCTGGCACGTCAGCCACGCGCCGGTTGACCCCTTCAACATGCCCGAATGA
- the crcB gene encoding fluoride efflux transporter CrcB yields MLMTLGQVAIGGAIGASLRFLCGMWILRALPVGFGFPVAIISVNVVGSFLMGLFVVWSFQRGMGHLNPFVMTGLLGGFTTFSAFSLEAFTLFEKGQIGAAGVYVASSVLLSLLGLMAGVMIARGLWA; encoded by the coding sequence ATGTTGATGACATTGGGACAAGTGGCCATTGGTGGCGCGATCGGGGCCAGCCTGCGCTTTTTGTGCGGGATGTGGATATTGCGCGCCTTGCCGGTGGGTTTCGGGTTTCCGGTCGCAATCATTTCGGTCAATGTTGTGGGCTCGTTTTTGATGGGGCTGTTTGTGGTCTGGTCGTTCCAACGCGGCATGGGGCACCTGAATCCCTTCGTGATGACCGGGCTGTTGGGCGGGTTCACGACCTTTTCGGCCTTCTCGCTCGAGGCGTTCACGCTGTTTGAAAAAGGGCAAATCGGGGCCGCCGGGGTCTATGTCGCCTCTTCGGTCCTGCTGTCCCTCCTCGGCCTGATGGCAGGCGTAATGATCGCAAGGGGGCTCTGGGCATGA
- a CDS encoding replication-associated recombination protein A: MADLFDAAPSTTPPSGPRPLADRLRPARLADVIGQEQVLGPEAPLGAMLAAGSLSSLILWGPPGVGKTTIARLLASETDLHFVQISAIFTGVPDLRKVFEAARMRRGNGKGTLLFVDEIHRFNKAQQDGFLPHMEDGTILLVGATTENPSFELNAAVLSRAQVLVLNRLNSADLERLAQRAEAELDRALPLDDAARTALIEMADGDGRALLNLIEQVTAWTDDKVLTTETLTTRLMKRATKYDKSGDEHYNLISALHKSVRGSDPDAALYWYARMLKGGEDPRYLARRITRMAVEDIGLADPQAHRVCLDAWETYERLGSPEGELALAQAVTYLALAPKSNAGYVAYKAAMIAATSTGSEPPPKHILNAATSLMKDQGYGAGYAYDHDAEDGFSGQNYFPDGMDRDTYYQPVDRGFERDLKKRVDYFNGLRDKRNAAKN; encoded by the coding sequence ATGGCCGATCTGTTCGATGCTGCACCGTCCACGACACCACCCAGCGGTCCGCGACCGCTGGCCGACCGCTTACGGCCTGCAAGGTTGGCGGATGTCATCGGGCAAGAACAGGTGCTTGGCCCAGAGGCGCCGCTTGGCGCAATGCTGGCCGCCGGGTCGTTGTCCTCACTTATCCTGTGGGGGCCGCCCGGCGTCGGCAAGACGACGATTGCGCGACTTCTCGCTTCTGAGACGGATCTGCATTTCGTCCAGATCAGCGCGATCTTCACAGGCGTCCCCGATCTGCGCAAAGTCTTTGAAGCGGCCCGCATGCGGCGCGGCAATGGCAAGGGCACCTTGCTGTTTGTCGATGAAATTCACCGCTTTAACAAAGCCCAGCAAGACGGGTTCCTGCCCCATATGGAAGACGGAACGATTCTCTTGGTTGGGGCCACAACAGAGAACCCAAGCTTTGAATTGAACGCCGCCGTCCTGTCACGGGCGCAGGTTCTGGTGCTTAATCGGCTGAATTCCGCCGATCTGGAACGGCTTGCGCAACGGGCTGAGGCAGAGCTGGATCGCGCCCTGCCGTTGGATGATGCCGCGCGCACGGCCCTGATCGAGATGGCCGATGGCGACGGACGGGCGCTCTTGAATCTGATCGAACAGGTCACCGCCTGGACCGACGACAAGGTGCTGACCACCGAGACGCTGACCACCCGGTTGATGAAACGGGCGACGAAATACGACAAATCCGGTGACGAGCACTACAACCTGATTTCGGCCCTGCACAAATCGGTCCGCGGCTCTGACCCGGATGCCGCGCTTTACTGGTATGCTCGGATGCTCAAAGGCGGCGAAGACCCGCGCTATCTGGCACGCCGGATCACGCGCATGGCGGTCGAGGATATCGGCCTCGCTGATCCACAGGCGCACCGCGTCTGTCTGGACGCCTGGGAAACCTACGAACGGCTTGGCAGCCCCGAAGGCGAATTGGCGCTGGCACAGGCCGTGACCTATCTGGCACTCGCGCCGAAATCCAACGCAGGCTACGTGGCCTACAAGGCTGCGATGATTGCCGCCACCAGCACCGGGTCCGAACCGCCGCCCAAACATATCCTGAACGCCGCCACATCATTGATGAAGGATCAGGGCTATGGTGCGGGCTATGCCTATGATCACGACGCCGAAGACGGATTTTCCGGCCAGAACTATTTTCCCGACGGGATGGACCGCGACACATATTATCAGCCGGTGGATCGTGGGTTTGAACGGGATCTGAAGAAGCGCGTCGATTATTTCAACGGGTTACGTGACAAGCGCAACGCCGCCAAGAATTGA
- a CDS encoding acyl-homoserine-lactone synthase: MQATTLSFANIHNHGELFANVLRARRESFIVKNKWDLPQTMGMEYDQYDTPQSRWLAVHDDTGRVLAGVRLTPTTAQCGIYSYMIKDAQNGLLDSIPTDLLYDDAPVDEATWEVTRGFVANDIPTSIRRKVHLRLVHQMLRTSREEGIGRLLALLPSNWSRWSARCQLEMKAAGRNMNMGGIDYQAVWIDFSTQLH; encoded by the coding sequence ATGCAGGCCACCACACTCTCTTTTGCGAACATCCACAACCATGGCGAGTTGTTTGCAAATGTACTTCGCGCACGCCGCGAGTCCTTTATCGTCAAGAACAAATGGGATTTGCCCCAAACTATGGGGATGGAATACGACCAGTACGACACGCCACAATCCCGCTGGCTAGCCGTACATGATGACACGGGCCGTGTTCTTGCCGGGGTCCGCCTGACGCCGACGACGGCGCAATGCGGAATCTACAGCTACATGATCAAGGACGCACAGAACGGGTTACTCGACTCGATCCCCACCGACCTTCTGTATGATGACGCGCCTGTCGACGAAGCCACCTGGGAAGTCACCCGGGGGTTCGTTGCCAACGATATCCCGACCAGCATCAGACGCAAGGTGCATCTGCGCCTCGTGCATCAGATGCTGCGGACCAGCCGGGAAGAAGGGATCGGGCGTCTGCTCGCGCTGCTGCCCTCGAACTGGAGCCGTTGGAGCGCGCGTTGCCAGCTTGAAATGAAGGCTGCCGGGCGCAACATGAACATGGGTGGCATTGATTATCAGGCTGTCTGGATCGACTTTTCGACCCAGTTGCACTGA
- a CDS encoding autoinducer binding domain-containing protein, with protein sequence MSIQSVIEFHTRKLSYCAPDGFFFALHIRFALPLLHHQTYPEGWTNLYTEQAFALRDPIIAWGFSQEGMTRWSEIGIPDPFDILGQAKQFDMNYGFAVSTGPINSRSIASASRPDREFNDDEMIEFNKIIQQLHVATEPPKSLTDAQVAALRLIADGDRHAAAAAKLGISESALKARLSAARNSLLARTTAEAIQRARDYRLL encoded by the coding sequence ATGTCCATTCAGTCTGTTATAGAATTTCACACGCGCAAACTGTCCTACTGCGCCCCGGATGGGTTTTTCTTTGCATTGCACATTCGCTTTGCGTTGCCGCTTTTGCACCACCAGACCTACCCCGAAGGATGGACCAATCTTTACACCGAACAGGCCTTCGCTCTGCGTGACCCGATTATCGCCTGGGGCTTCAGCCAGGAAGGCATGACGCGCTGGTCTGAAATCGGCATCCCGGATCCGTTTGATATCCTGGGGCAGGCGAAACAGTTTGATATGAACTACGGCTTTGCGGTTTCGACCGGCCCGATCAACTCGCGGTCGATCGCGTCAGCGTCGCGCCCGGACCGTGAATTTAATGACGATGAGATGATCGAGTTCAACAAGATCATCCAGCAACTGCATGTTGCAACGGAACCGCCCAAGTCGCTGACTGATGCGCAGGTGGCGGCACTGCGTCTGATTGCCGATGGCGACCGACATGCCGCTGCGGCAGCTAAACTGGGGATCTCGGAAAGTGCCCTAAAGGCAAGGCTTTCTGCGGCGCGCAACAGCCTGCTGGCACGCACCACGGCAGAGGCGATTCAGCGGGCGCGCGACTACCGCCTGCTTTGA
- the rplQ gene encoding 50S ribosomal protein L17: MRHARGYRRLNRTHEHRKALFANMAGSLIEHEQIKTTLPKAKELKRVIEKLVTLGKRGDLHARRQAASRLKQDQYVAKLFDVLGPRYKDRQGGYVRVLKAGFRYGDMAPMAIIEFVDRDIDAKGAADKARLAEVDAAEE, encoded by the coding sequence ATGCGTCACGCACGTGGTTACCGCCGCCTCAACCGCACACATGAGCACCGTAAGGCGCTGTTTGCGAACATGGCAGGCTCGCTCATTGAACATGAGCAGATCAAGACAACTTTGCCCAAGGCAAAAGAACTCAAGCGCGTCATCGAAAAGCTGGTGACACTTGGCAAGCGCGGCGATCTGCACGCCCGCCGTCAGGCCGCGTCCCGCCTCAAGCAGGACCAGTATGTCGCGAAGTTGTTCGACGTCCTTGGTCCGCGCTACAAGGATCGTCAGGGCGGTTATGTCCGCGTTCTGAAGGCGGGCTTCCGCTATGGTGACATGGCCCCGATGGCGATCATCGAATTCGTGGATCGCGACATTGATGCCAAAGGCGCCGCTGATAAGGCTCGTCTGGCCGAAGTTGACGCAGCGGAAGAGTAA